A single genomic interval of Bacillus smithii harbors:
- a CDS encoding amino acid permease — MDRNKSSSKEGQLEWWQLSLIGVGCIIGTGYFLGSGLAIRNAGPSVILSYILAAISTYIVFDALAKMTKNDPQKGSFRSYAKKAYGRWAGFSTGWVYWCSEMLIMGSQMTALSIFSRFWFPNVPLWVFAAGYAVLGIMVVLTGTKGFDRLENVFAVMKVSAILMFIVIALLALCGVLDGGNGFRVPTTIQQLFPNGVIGVWASLIYAFYSFGGIEIMGILAIRLRKKEDDPKSGSFMLFLLALIYCLSLGLAVMMDSWKAFYSKESPFVIALNDYHLPFFPHIFNGAFIIAGFSTMCASLFSITSMLVMLAQDGDAPAALAKNGKWKLKVPVKALGLTAAGMAASVILALAMPDKVYEYITTAAGLMLLYNWFFILLYSRRLIELNAWGKTKRWSGMVLIILAVSGTLLEKTSRFGFFGSLLFVGIVAIVVLKIRSNWKKEQKPAPV; from the coding sequence ATGGACAGAAACAAAAGTTCTTCTAAGGAGGGGCAGCTTGAATGGTGGCAGTTATCCTTAATCGGGGTCGGCTGCATAATCGGCACCGGCTATTTCCTTGGATCCGGTCTTGCCATCCGCAATGCTGGGCCATCCGTCATCCTTTCTTATATTCTTGCGGCAATTTCCACTTACATCGTTTTTGATGCGTTAGCAAAAATGACAAAAAATGACCCGCAAAAAGGCTCTTTTAGATCTTATGCCAAAAAAGCTTATGGACGATGGGCTGGATTTTCCACAGGGTGGGTTTATTGGTGTTCGGAAATGTTAATTATGGGAAGCCAAATGACTGCGTTATCGATATTTTCGCGTTTCTGGTTTCCAAATGTCCCATTATGGGTCTTTGCAGCCGGTTATGCCGTTTTGGGGATTATGGTTGTATTAACGGGTACGAAAGGTTTTGACAGGCTAGAAAATGTTTTTGCCGTTATGAAAGTTTCCGCCATTTTGATGTTTATTGTGATCGCTTTGCTTGCATTATGTGGAGTTTTAGACGGAGGAAATGGCTTTCGAGTACCAACTACTATCCAACAACTATTTCCGAATGGAGTCATAGGAGTTTGGGCTTCACTCATCTACGCCTTTTATTCATTTGGCGGGATTGAAATCATGGGAATACTGGCGATTCGCTTGCGGAAAAAAGAAGATGACCCAAAATCCGGAAGCTTCATGCTTTTTTTGCTGGCACTCATTTACTGCCTCTCTCTCGGTTTGGCGGTGATGATGGATTCTTGGAAGGCCTTTTATTCGAAGGAAAGTCCTTTTGTCATCGCTTTAAATGACTATCACCTGCCGTTTTTCCCGCATATTTTTAACGGAGCGTTCATTATCGCCGGTTTTTCCACGATGTGCGCTTCCTTGTTTTCGATTACATCTATGCTTGTGATGTTAGCGCAAGATGGAGATGCCCCTGCTGCGTTAGCAAAAAATGGGAAATGGAAATTAAAAGTTCCTGTAAAAGCTCTGGGTTTGACGGCGGCAGGAATGGCCGCTTCCGTTATATTGGCGCTCGCGATGCCGGATAAAGTGTATGAATATATTACAACTGCCGCCGGTTTAATGCTTTTGTATAATTGGTTTTTTATTCTTCTCTATTCAAGGCGGCTGATCGAATTAAACGCATGGGGCAAAACAAAGAGATGGTCAGGGATGGTGCTCATCATTTTGGCGGTTAGCGGTACTTTATTGGAAAAAACGAGTCGATTTGGTTTTTTCGGCAGCTTATTGTTTGTCGGAATCGTTGCCATTGTAGTGCTGAAAATACGATCCAATTGGAAAAAGGAGCAAAAACCGGCTCCTGTTTAA
- a CDS encoding LysE family transporter → MSVSLFVSYLLLGLSLAAPIGPINAAQLDKGIKNGFMHAWLVGVGALIADAFYMMLVYLGFVRFLDAPFIQAFLWLFGFFVLVYTGVESLLTAGKISANVHRSSQPLFKTFISGFFMSLSNPLTILFWLGIYGSVLAKTATTYGKEQLFFLSGTIFAGIFLWDLTMAFIASSFRKLLSTNFLYLTSFLSGLSLVGFGFYFGFQGIMTLIAH, encoded by the coding sequence ATGAGCGTCAGTTTATTTGTCAGTTATCTTCTTTTAGGATTATCGTTGGCGGCACCGATCGGACCGATTAATGCCGCTCAATTGGACAAAGGAATCAAAAACGGTTTTATGCACGCCTGGCTTGTCGGCGTCGGCGCTCTCATTGCAGACGCGTTTTATATGATGCTTGTTTATCTTGGTTTTGTCCGTTTTCTTGACGCTCCTTTCATCCAAGCCTTTCTTTGGTTGTTCGGATTTTTTGTACTTGTTTACACTGGCGTTGAAAGTCTTTTAACGGCCGGAAAAATTTCTGCAAATGTTCACCGAAGCAGCCAACCGCTTTTTAAAACGTTTATTTCCGGTTTTTTTATGTCTTTGTCCAATCCGTTAACCATTTTATTTTGGTTGGGGATTTACGGTTCGGTGCTGGCTAAAACAGCCACTACTTACGGAAAAGAGCAATTGTTCTTTTTGAGCGGAACCATCTTCGCGGGTATTTTTTTATGGGATCTAACGATGGCATTTATCGCTAGCAGTTTTCGCAAACTTTTGTCCACCAACTTTTTGTATTTGACTTCTTTTCTATCCGGTCTGTCGCTCGTCGGTTTTGGCTTTTATTTCGGTTTTCAAGGTATTATGACTCTCATCGCCCATTAA